Proteins encoded together in one Olsenella timonensis window:
- a CDS encoding DUF4430 domain-containing protein, producing the protein MPQQNLSRRTFLSRLVGGVAACALALAVAACGAAPAASGDVSDAEDRSAIAVTVEIDATAGEGEATSSEVELDEGATVYDALVATGVDVNASDSDYGMYVQGIDGLAGGDFGDMSGWMFEVNGEMAEVGCSQYELSDGDVVTWTYVTEFTE; encoded by the coding sequence ATGCCCCAGCAGAACCTGTCGAGAAGAACCTTCCTTTCGCGCCTCGTCGGCGGTGTCGCCGCATGCGCGCTCGCGCTGGCCGTCGCGGCCTGCGGCGCCGCCCCGGCCGCCTCGGGCGACGTCTCGGACGCCGAGGACCGGAGCGCCATCGCCGTCACCGTCGAGATCGACGCCACCGCCGGCGAGGGCGAGGCCACGTCCTCCGAGGTCGAGCTCGACGAGGGCGCCACGGTCTACGATGCCCTCGTCGCCACCGGCGTCGACGTCAATGCGTCCGACTCGGACTACGGCATGTACGTCCAGGGCATCGACGGGCTCGCCGGAGGGGACTTCGGCGACATGAGCGGGTGGATGTTCGAGGTCAACGGTGAGATGGCCGAGGTCGGCTGCTCCCAGTACGAGCTCTCCGACGGTGATGTGGTGACCTGGACCTACGTGACCGAGTTCACCGAGTAG